In Aegilops tauschii subsp. strangulata cultivar AL8/78 chromosome 3, Aet v6.0, whole genome shotgun sequence, one genomic interval encodes:
- the LOC141020990 gene encoding uncharacterized protein → MKECPNKRVLIIREDGEYDSASDFDEDTYALLAAHDDDTRPEQEEEHVTADDADKYMSLISDRVLSAQIVKAKKDQRHNLFHIKGVVKERSVRIIIDGGSCNNLASIDMVEKLSLPSQQHPQPYYIQWFNDGGKVKVTHMVRVPFSLGSYHDTIDCDIVPMQACSILLGRCNIPTMLI, encoded by the exons ATGAAGGAGTGTCCTAATAAGCGTGTATTGATCATTCGTGAagacggcgagtacgactccgctAGTGATTTTGATGAAGACACATATGCCTTGCTTGCTGCACATGATGATGACACAAGACCGGAGCAAGAGGAAGAACATGTGACCGCTGATGACGCCGATAAGTACATGAGTCTTATATCAGATCGTGTACTTAGTGCTCAGATTGTCAAAGCAAAGAAGGATCAACGTCACAACCTCTTCCACATCAAAGGAGTCGTCAAGGAGCGTTCCGTTCGCATAATCATTGATGGAGGGAGTTGTAACAATTTAGCAAGCATTGACATGGTGGAGAAGCTCTCCCTACCTTCCCAACAACATCCACAACCGTACTACATTCAATGGTTTAATGATGGTGGAAAGGTAAAGGTAACACACATGGTGAGAGTTCCTTTTTCTTTAGGTTCATACCATGACACTATTGATTGCGATATTGTGCCTATGCAAGCTTGTTCTATATTACTAGGAAG gtgcaatatcccaacaatgctaatataa